The Dioscorea cayenensis subsp. rotundata cultivar TDr96_F1 chromosome 7, TDr96_F1_v2_PseudoChromosome.rev07_lg8_w22 25.fasta, whole genome shotgun sequence genome includes a region encoding these proteins:
- the LOC120264449 gene encoding uncharacterized protein LOC120264449, with amino-acid sequence MGRGPTTAANLQDYARLASERIRAARVSKPALRSLDLSARVSIPSKRRGMEESQGRLPLSEVVADCVKRWFQDTLKEARNGDTSMQVLVGQMYHSGYGIPRNEQKAKAWLTKASRYRSSVWKVGDKRPGYNASDSDSDKEDGAKS; translated from the exons ATGGGCAGAGGCCCAACTACGGCGGCGAACTTGCAAGACTACGCGCGGCTCGCGTCGGAGAGGATCagggcggctagggtttcgaagcCGGCGCTGAGATCCCTTGATTTGTCTGCTAGGGTTTCGATCCCTTCAAAGCGGAGGGGCATGGAGGAGAGCCAGGGGCGGCTTCCGTTGTCGGAGGTGGTGGCTGATTGCGTGAAGAGGTGGTTTCAGGATACGCTTAAAGAGGCCAGGAATGGGGACACCTCCATGCAGGTGCTCGTCGGCCAGATGTATCACAGCGGGTATGGGATTCCCAGAAACGAGCAAAag GCGAAGGCTTGGCTGACAAAAGCATCAAGGTATCGATCCTCTGTGTGGAAAGTCGGTGATAAGCGACCAG GTTATAATGCCAGTGACTCAGACTCTGATAAGGAGGATGGTGCAAAATCATGA